The DNA segment AGATCAGGAGGATGCCGTCGTGCTCGGCAGCCACGTCGGCGTCGACTTCGAGCATCGCGGCCAGCACCTCTCGCTCGCCGATCTTCGGGTCGGCCAGCGCCCACAGGATCGGCATGCCCGCCGGTGTGCACACCAGGTACAGCTTCAGCCCCCAGTAGAAGCGCGAGTGGCTGGCGCAGTAGCCGTAGCCCGCCCATCCGGCCAGGTCCGAGCGCTTCACCGTGGGCCGGGACATACCGCAGGGCACCGGGGTGGAGTCCACGATCCAGCAGTCGTCGAGCCAGAAGTCGCTCGATGTGGCGAGCATCCGGATGACCCGTTTGACCAGCCCGAGCGCGGCGCGCAGCCGCTTGTTGTAGCCCGACTGCTGCGGCAGGTACGGAAACAGATCCCGCAGGTGCTTGCGGGCATAGCGCAGCCAGTGAGCCTCGGAGGTGAAGCCAAGCATCGCCTGGGCGACCGCGACACAGACCAGTTCGGAGTCGGTCAGCACGGGCGGTCTGCCCCTCCATCGGGGTCCTCCCAGCTCGTCGTCGATCTTCACGTACAGTGCAGTCAAGAGGGTGTTCAGGTCTTGCGTCACAACATGATCTTGAACACCCTCTCTTCATGCCCGATCGGCACCCCAGAACTTAGGACTTACTCGTCTAGTGGAACTGGAGACCCGTTATGACGACCGAGGGCAGCATGGACGAGGAGAGGGCAGCGAGCGCCCGAGCGTCGGACGGCGGGACGGCGGGCGCCGCGGGCAACAGGGGGGCAGGCAGCGACACGGCGGACAGCGGCGGCCCCGGAACCGTGCGGCCGGGGGGGGGCGGACGGCCCGGGTGCGGGCCGCCGTGCTGCGGGCCGCCGGCGACGCGCTCGCGGAGCACGGGCTCGCACGGCTCGACCTCGCGGACGTGGCGCGGCGCGCGGAGGTCGGCAAGACGACGGTGTACCGGCGCTGGGGAACCGTTCAGGGACTGGTCGCCGACCTGCTGAAGGAGATGGCCGAGGAGCCGCTGCCGCGCACCGAGACCGGTTCGCTGCTGGGCGACCTGACGGCCAACGCGGAGCTGGTCGTGCGGACCCTCACGGACCCCCGGCAGGGCCCCCTGTTCAAGGCGGTCATCGCCGCCGCGACGACCGACCCCGGCACCGCAGAGGCACTGCACCGCTTCTACGAGACCCGGGTCGCCGAGTGGGCACCCTGCGTCCGGCAGGCGGTCGAGCGCGGCGAACTCCCGGCCGGCACGGATCCGCACGAGGTGGTCCCCGCCGTGTCGGCACCCCTCTACTACCGGTTGCTGACCAGCGCCGTCCCCCTGGACTCCGCCGCGGCCCGACGCGCCGCACGGGCGGCGGAGGCGGCGGCACGCGCGGGGGTCTTCGCCGAGGCCTGAGACGGGCGGCGGGCACACGCCGTCCCCGAACCGCACCGGCCCCCGCCCGGCACACCGCGCTCGCGGGCCACACCAGTCGCCGCACCAGCCGCCACACCGACCCCCAGCTCCCCAGACCCTCCCGGAGTTGCCCAAGAACGCCCTGTCGCCCGAACCGGCCGGCGAGTACGGTCGTTCCGCTCGGTCCGAGAAGTTCTCGCTTCTCGCGTTTCACTGCGCCATCGCCATGAGGACTCCCCCACGCACCTCTGGAGCTGCCATGACGCAACGCCGATCGACCCCGCACGGAGGATCGACCCTGCACGGAGGATCGACCCTGCACAGAGGATCGACCACGCTCCGCGGAAGGACCACGCGCCGCGGAGGGACCATGCGCCGCGGATCGTCCACGCCCCGCGGAGGGACCACGCGCCGCCGCCCGTCCACCGGGCGGCGCAGGCTGACCAAGCTGCTCGTCCTCGCGCTCTCCGCGCTCTTCTTTGCGCCGCTGACGGCGGGCCGGGCCAGCGCGTCCGTTCCGCTGGACGAGCTGGCCGTGACCACGACCCAGCTGGCGCAGGGCCTCCAACGGCCCACCGGGATCACCGCGCCGGACGACGGCACGGGACGCCTGTTCATCCTGGAGAAGGCCGGGGACGTACGGGTCTACGACCCGGAAGACGGCCTGCTGCCCGACCCGTTGCTCGACATCAAGGACAAGGTCGACGAGTCGGACAACGAGCGCGGCCTGCTGGGCATCGTCCCGGCGCCGGACTTCGCGCGGAGCCAGGTGCTGTACCTGGCCTACACGGCGCTGCCCGACGGTGCCGACACCCTGGCCCGCTACTCCCTGAAGGACGACTCACTGGAGGTGCTGCTCTCCCAGGACCACCACGAGAACACCAACCACAACGCCGGACAGCTCGCCTTCGGCCCGGACGGGGACCTCTACTGGAGCCTCGGCGACGGCGGCTCGGCCGACGACCCGCCGAACAACGCGCAGAACCTGAACACCCTGCTCGGCAAGATCCTGCGCATCGACGTCAGCAGGGCCTGCGGCGACCTGCCGTACTGCGTGCCGGACGACAACCCGTTCGTCGGGGTCGCGAACGCCCGCCCGGAGATCTGGGTGTACGGGGTGCGCAACCCGTGGCGGTTCTCCTTCGACGACGACGGCTCGCTGTGGATCGGTGACGTGGGCCAGGGCTCCCAGGAGGAGGTCGACCACCTGACGCCGGACCAGGGTGGTGCCAACCTCGGCTGGTCCTGCCGCGAGGGAACGGGGTCGCACCTGCCCGACCGGTGCGACGACGGCACCGAGTTCACCGAACCGGTCTTCACGTACCGGACGTCGAACCAGGGCTGCTCGGTGATCGGCGGCTACGTCTACCACGGCGCCGAGTTCGGCGACCTGGCGGACGGCACGTACCTCGCCAGCGACTACTGCTCCTCCACGGCCTGGGCGATCCGCCAGAACGCGGACGGCAGCTACACCACCGGCACCCTCGGCACCCTGCCGACCCAGGTGACCGCCTTCGGCGAGGGAGCCGACGGCGAGCTGTACATGGTCAACGACCTGCCCGGCCAGCTCCACAGGATCAACTTCGAGCGGACCGCGACGACCCGCTGACCCCGGCCTCCCGGCGCCTCGCCAGGGGCGGGACGCCGGGGGCGTTCGGCCTCCCCGGGGGCGTTCGGCCTCCCCGGGGGCGTTCGGCCTCCCCGGGGGCGTTCGGCCTCCCCGGGGGTGCGGCCCCAGTGATCCGGCCCGGCGCTGGGATGCTGCTGCCATGCAGGATGAGAGCGGCGAGGGCACCGGCGAGGGCACCCCGGCCCCGGGAAAGTACGCACGGGTCGAACGAGAACGCCGTTTCCTGCTGGCGCGGGCCCCGGACGAGGCGTCCGCCACCGCCGTGCGGCTGATCACCGACCGGTACCTGACGGGCACGCGCCTGCGGCTGCGGCGCTCCGAGCGCCCGGACACCGGCGCCCGCGAGCTCAAGCTCACCCAGAAGATCCCGGCCGCCCGGCGAGGAGCAGGAGCCGTTCAGGGCCTGGTGACGAACATGTACCTCTCCGAGGAGGAGTACCGGGCGCTCGCCGTCCTGCCCGCGGCGTCGCTCGTCAAGCGGCGCCTGAGCGTGCCGCCCTTCGGCATCGACGTGTTCGCGCCCCCGCTGCACGGCCTGGTCCTCGCGGAGGCGGAGTTCACCGGCGACGAGGAGGCGGACGCCTTCGTGCCCTCGCGGCGGTACGTGGCCGAGGTCACCGACGACCCCCGCTTCACCGGAGGCACGCTTGTCCGGACACCGCGGGCCGACCTGCTGTCCTGGCTCGCCGCGTACGGCATCCACCCGGACACCGCACCGGCCCCGAGCTGACCCGGCGCCCGCGGAGGCGGCCGGCGGAGGCGTGTCCGCGCCCGGTCGGCGCCCGCGGAGGCGTGTCCGCGGAGGCGCGCCCGCGCCCGCCTGAACGACGGTCCGAAAACCGACCGCACCGACCGCACCGCCCGCCGGGAAAACCCCGTAAACCATTTAATCACCTGGTGAACTGACTACTTCTTTAAGCCATCCAGGTGTATTTCAACCGAGGAATCCGTCCCTAACGGCCGCATCCGCGTTGTCAGGATCGTGAGACCACGTGAATTCTGGGACCGGAACACCATCCTGGCAGAAGCTTTCTGCGCCAGCGACGAGCGCGTGCGCCAGGCCCAGTCGCTGCTGAACGACGCGCAGGCCGAGCGGGCCAGGATGCTCGCCGCGTTCGCCGTCACCGTCGGCAGCGACCGCACCATCGCGGCGCTGATGGGCCTGAACGAGCGCGAGGTGCGCACGGCCCGCCGGGCAGTCGGTCGAGGCGACGCACGCACCGTCGCCCAGACCCTGCTGACCCCCGTCCAGCAGCCGCCGCAGCCGCCCCGACCGCAGCAGCAGGCCCAGCAGCGCGAACCCGGGCCGCCGGAGCACGCGCCGGCGACACCCGCGGACGTACACGTTCCGCACCCCCGGGAGGAGCAGGTCCCCGCCCCGCCCCCGTACGACCCGTACACGGTCCCGCACGACCCGACGACCAGCACCACGGGCCAGGCCGCCCCCGAGCCGGAGATCCCGGTCGCCTGGTCGTCGAGCATGGACTCGGTCCTGCTGTGGAGCTGGAAGTCGGGGCTCGACCTCCAGACGGTGGCCAAGGAACTCGGCCTGGACGTGCGGACCCTGCTGCTCCGGGTACAGGTGCTCGCCGACGACGGGCTGCTCTCGCCGGGCGCGTCCTCCGCGTCGGCCGGCACGCCGTCCGACTACACGAGAGGCGAGTACACGAGAGGCGAGTACGCCAGATCGGACTATCCGAGGGGCGACTACACGAGAGGCGACTACACGAGGGGCGACTACGCCCGGACCGAGTACCAGAGCCCACCCCCCGCGGACCACCGCCGCCGCTCGGGCCGCCACCGCCGCCACCACAGCGAGGCCTACACGGCCTTCTTCAGCCCGACCACCACGTTCCCCTCCTACTCGCAGCACTGAACCTGAGCGAAAGCTTTCTGCCGACGCCGCGGCCGACACCCCGGCCGGCGCCCCCGGGTCCCTGACGCCCCCATGCCGCCGACAGGCGAAGCCCCCCGCCCCCTCCAGGGCCGGCGGGTGATGAGCGACGTCTCGCGCGCCCCCCCTGCTCAGGCACGGCAACGCCCAGGGAACCCGACACCTATGGCCGGTTCGAGGACGAACCCGACCGAGCCCCAGAAGAACCCGACCGAGCCCCAAGAGAACTGCCGGCTCAACCTGGCCGTGAAGGCCCCGAAGGACTTCACCCACGCCGTCGCCGGCCTGGACTACCGCGACTGCGCGTCCCTCAGACGACGGCCGCGCGGTCCTGCTCCGGCCCGGCCCCGTCCGCACCCGGGTCGGGGACGGAACGGGGCCAGGTGCCGATCCACACCTGCGTGATGGCGCTGACGTACCGGGCCCCGCAGCGGTCCGACGGGACGACGAGCTGGCTGCCGTCCGCGTCCAGCGGGTGGCCGTCCATCCTGGTGGCCAGCAGCACCGGGGCGTCGCAGAAGTCGGCGTCTATCTCCGCCCAGGAGAGCAGCGCCTGGTGGCCGTCGCCGCCGGTGACGGCGAGCAGGAAGCGGGAACGGTCCTTGCGGCGCCGGACGTCGAAGACGGGACCGGCGTCGAGGGCGACCTCCCGCAGCAGCGGGCCCTCGAACGTGTGGTGCTGCGGGCCGTTCGTGGCGCAGTCGAAGACCACCGCCGCACGGTGCTGGCGCCAGCGCGTGCGCAGGTCCCCGACGGAGAGCTGCGCGGGCCGGTGCAGTTCGCCGCAGAGCGAGAACAGGCTGCTTCGCGTGCCGAGTCGGTTCATCCGACCGCCCCCTCAAGGTGTCACCCGTGTCATGCCCCTTCCCGGACACCAGGGAACCTCAAAAGCGAGCCGGACGCCATGCTTCGCTTGCATTCGATGGCCGAAGAGCGCCCTTCACCTTGCAGATGCCGTGCAGAGGGAGAGTGGCCGCCGGGCGCCGTCAGCCCTCGTCGAGTTCCTCCGCGAAGTGCCGGAACCCCTGGCGGCCGGCGTGCATGCTCCACAGTGTCTGGGCGAGCACGGCCGGGTCCTTCCTCGGGTGCCCGGGGGTGATCGCGCCGGGGATGACGAGCTGCGCGACGTGGATGCCCGCCCCGGCCAGCTCCTCGTGGAGCATCTGGGCGAACGCGCTCTCGGCGGCGAACGCGATCGAGGTGCCCGCGAGGTGCGGCCGGGGCCGCACGGCGGTGCCGCCGTTGACGAAGAGGACGGTGCCGCGGCCCAGCGTCCGCATGCCGGGCAGCACCTGGTGCACGGCGGCGACGGGGCCGAGGACGGAGAACTCGATCGGGCCCACCAGGTCGGCGGGGGTGGTCTCCAGCAGCGGCCGCATGAAGTCCTTCTGCGGCAGCGGGCTGTACTGCATCACCTCGATCGGACCCAGCGTCTCGGTGGCGTCCTCCAGGGCCGCGGAGAGGGCGGCCGGATCGCGCGCGTCCGCGGCGAAGGCGCGCGCGGTCACCCCGTCGGCGGTGAGGGCGGCGGCGAGCGCGTCGCCCCGCTCCTGGTTGCGGGAGATGAGCGCGACGTCGAGGCCCTGCCCCCCGAACTGCCGGGCGACCGCGGCGCCGAGGCCCGGTCCCGCTCCGATGATGGCGATGGTGGTCATGACCGCTCCTGGGTACGTCGGGTGCCGGGCACGGGGCACGGGGCACACGGCGCCACGGCGCATAGCGCGCGGCGCACGGCCTGCGCGCCCCCGTGCAGTCTCGCAGTACGCCCCCGGTGCGCCCGGGAAGACAGGGCCACGTCCGGGCCGGAGGGTTGCGGCCGGGGGTTGAGGCCCGGGGGCAGGGCTACGCCCCGGCCGGGGGTCCCGGCGGTCACGGGTGGCGGAACCGGCCGGTCGTATGCCGGTGCGGGGAGAAGCGGCGGATCGTCGTCCGCGCCGGGCCGGGCCAGGACCCGGGGTCGGGATGCCCGGAGCTGTCGGCTCCCGCCGGTGCGGTGCCCTGCTCCCGCGCCGCCGCGCCGCCCTGCTCGCGCGCCGCTCCGGGTACCGACGCGGCGCGGTGCTCGTCGTGCGAGGTCCACTCGGCGTAGTTGAGCACCCGTGAACCGTCGGCGCTGACGTGGAAGTGCGTGGAGATCAGGCCGGGCGGCGGACCCGACGCCGGCAGCGCGAACGTCGCGTCCACCCACTGCCGGGCCCGCACCAGGTCGGGCGCGTCGAACTCGTGGCCGACCAGCACGATGCAGCCGGGGATCCGGCGCAGCCCGAACTGCCTGCCGCGGCAGCGCAGATACGGCACCGTGCCCACCCACTGGGTGCCCGGCACCGCTTCGGTGACCTGCTCGGCCAGCCGCGGTTCCGAGGAGGCGGCGAAGGCGCGCGCCGCGTCGTCGTTCGCCCACTGCGAGAGCTGGGCGACCCACGGCCCGTCCGCGCCGGTCAGGCACGACCGGGAGAGCAGTCCCCCGGGCCAGCGCCCCGCCCAGGTACCGGCCACCGCGTCGGCCACGACTTCCTGCCTGCCCGGCGGTGCGGCCCACTCGCTGAGCAGGGTGACCCCGGCCTCGGGACGGCTCATGTCCGGCACCGCACCACGGCCGTGTTCCATCGCGGTTCCCACTCCCCTCGGAGGCCTCCTGTCCAGTGGGTACCCGCCTGGGCGCGGCCGACCCGGTCCCAGGGCCCGGAGAAGGCCGGGACGGCATCTGCGGACCCCGGTGATCTGACAGCCCCGTCGTGGCTCTCCTCTTGGGCGCACCAGCGCCCACCTGGGCCCCGAAGGGGCGCGGGGAGCTGCGCGAGCGACCAACCACCCGCCGGTGGTCCGGGCACGACGGAGACTGCCCCCTCGGGACGGCGGCGATCCAACGGTTTCGTCGTGGCTGGTCGCTCCCCCACTGCCTTGAGGACGTGGGAGGTGCCCCCATCCCCGCGCCCCTAATCCCGCCGGCCCACGGCCGCAAAGGCGCCCCGAAAGGGGCGCGGGGAACGGCGCGAGCAACCACCACCGGCCGGTGGTCCGGACACGACCGAAACAGCCCCCTCGGGACGGTGACGACCTGACGGTCTCGTCGTGGCTCCCCTCTTGAGCGCGCTCCAGCGCCCCCAAAGGGGCGCGGGGAACGGCGCGGGAACGGCGCGAGCAGCCCCCACCGACCGGCGGTCCGGAGGCAACCGGAACAGCCCCGTCAGGACGGTTCCGCTCCGACCGCCGAATCGTGGCCGCCCCGGCCACCCACCCGGCGCCCCGCGCCCCGCAACACCCGTTCCGACAGCTCGCCGAAGATCAGCCCGAACGCCGTCCACAGCACGAGCTGGATCGCCAGGGCCGAGAGCCTGAACTGCCACAGCAGGCTCGCCGGGAAGTCCTTCGGCACCTCGTTGACGGCGGGCAGGAACGCGTACGCCAGCCCGACCGCGACGACGAAGCCCGCACCGGCGGCCACGGTGGCGTACCAGGTGCCGAGCCGGGGCGCGAGCCGCCGCCCGGCGATCACCGCGGCCACGGCGAGCAGCACCGCGAGCAGCATCATCAGGAAGTACAGCGCGGTCCGCTTGCCGATGGTGCCGGGGTCGCCCACGGAGGGCGGGTTGGCGGGGTACTTCAGGAACGGCACGAAGTAGACGGCGACCAGACCGGCCAGCGACACCAGCATCGCCGTGGCCCGCGGCCCGAAGCGGCCGGCGCGGCCCAGCGCGAAGCAGAACGCCAGCGCGACGATGCCGCCGAAGGCGACCCCGTACACCAGCACGCCCGTCGCCAGGCCCGCCGTCGACTGGAGCGACCGGCTGACGACCGCCATCTCGTGCTCGTGGGAGTGCGCATCCTCGAAGGCGATGGCGGAGTCGACCCGCGGCTCGCCCAGCAGGTATGCGACGACCAAGGCGAGCACGCCCGCGGCGAGACCCGCGAGCATGCCACGCACCAGAAGATTCCGGACAGCGGAGGAGTCGACTGACCGCTCGGCCGCCCGCTCGTCGGACACGGTGCCCCGGCCCGTCAGTGGCAGGGGAAGCCGAGCAGGTGACGGCCGTCGTGCACCCACTCGTGCACGTCGGTGCCCGAGAACACGGAGGTGGCGCCCTGCTCGGCGCCGACGAAGTACAGCAGGACGAGCATCAGCACGCCGAAGAAGACCGCCCAGGGGAGCACGGCCCGCACGGAGAGCTTGGGAACGGGAAGAGGCTGGGTGGTGGCCGATTCCGTGGCCGGCGATGCGATGGACTGCGCCATGATGGGACCTCCTGCGGGGAACTCGCGTCCCGATAGGTGGAGCTCGGTCGGCACGGCGGGTCTGGCTCGTCCGGTGGATGCCGGACATACAGTGGCGCGACCGCCCCGGTCTCCCACCGGGTTCCGCCGTGTCGCGTGAATATCATCGGAACCGTACCGCCCGGCCGCCCGCAGGCCAACACCCCCTTGTGCGGCTCGAACGGCCCACCGCCGCCGGGTCCGGCCACCCAACCCGCCCGTGCCAGGGGCGACTTGGGCCCCGCCCGGCGGCCGGGTACCGGCGCGAGAAGAGCACGGAGCCCCGTATGACGGTCCGCGTGACCCTTGTCTCATCCGCCGCCGGCACGGCCCTGGCCGGCGCCCGCTTCGAGGCCGGGCACCCGCTGACGCCCGCGGGCCGGGAGTCGGCGAGGGCCGCGGCGGCGGCACTGCGGGCCACCGCCGTTCCCTCGAAGCGGCGCCCCGTACCCGCCCGAGCGCCCGCCCGCCGGAAAACCGGTGGTGCCCCCCGACCACCCCTGCCACGCTCACCCGCATGACCGACCGTCCCGTGCCGACCGGCCCCGCCCGCCCTGCCGCCACCCGCTCCTTCGACGACCTGGTCGCCGAGGCCGGTGCCGTCTCCGTCGACGGGTGGGACTTCTCCTGGCTGGACGGCCGGGCGACCGAGGAGCGCCCCGAGTGGGGCTACCAGCGGCAGATCGGCGAGCGGCTGGCACGCGTGCCGTCCGCACTGGACCTGGAGACCGGCGGCGGCGAGGTGCTCGCCGGAGTGCCGCGGCTGCCGCCGCTGATGGCCGCGACGGAGTCCTGGCCGCCGAACCTCGCCAAGGCGACGGCCCTGCTGCGCCCGCGCGGCGTGGTGGTCGTCGCGGACGACGGCGAGCCGCCGCTGCCCTTCGCGGACGGCGCCTTCGACCTGGTGACCAGCCGTCACCCGGTGGCCGTCCACTGGCCGGAGATCGCCCGGGTGCTCCGCCCCGGCGGCACCTACCTCTCCCAGCACGTGGGCCCGGAAAGCGTCTTCGAGCTCGTCGAGTACTTCCTCGGGCCGCTCACGGACGAGCAGCGGCGGGGCCGGCACCCGGACGTCGCCCGCGGCGGAGCCGAGGCGGCCGGGCTGGAGGTGGTCGGCCTGAGGAACGCCCGGCTGCGGATCGAGTTCTTCGACATCGGCGCCGTCGTCTACTTCCTGCGGAAGGTGATCTGGATGGTGCCGGGCTTCACCGTCGAGGGCCACCGCGACCGGCTGCGCGAGCTGGACGCGCGGATCCGCACCGAGGGCCCCTTCGTCGCGCACTCCGCCCGCTACCTCATCGAGGCCCGCAAACCGGCAGCGTGACGCGGCGGCCGTACCCCCGAACAGCACACCCCGGCGACGACGCACCCGAACAGCGCATCACCCGCCCCGTGCACCCGAACGGCGCACCGGCGCCCCCGCTTCGGGTCCCCGCCGGGCGTGGCGCACCGCGGCGTGCGGGAGACGGGGCCGCGGTGCGGGTGATCATCGACGCATGGACGCCACCCTTCACCTCGCCCAGCGGCCCGAGGCGGACGCCCTGCTGAGCCGCAGCCCGCTGGCCGTGCTGGTCGGGATGCTGCTCGACCAGCAGATCCCGATGGAGTGGGCGTTCACGGGGCCGTACACCATCGCGCAGCGGCTCGGCACGGACGACCTCGACGCGTTCGCCATCGCCGCGCACGACCCCGACGACTTCGCCGCGCTGCTCGCCGCCACCCCCGCCGTGCACCGCTACCCGGGGTCCATGGCGACCCGCGTCCAGCGGCTCTGCCAGTACCTCGTGGAGCGGTACGACGGCCGGACCGAGGGGGTCTGGGAGGGCGCGGCGAGCGGTGCGGAGGTGCTGCGGCGGCTGGTCGACCTGCCCGGCTTCGGGCGGCAGAAGTCCCAGATCCTCCTGGCCATGCTGGGCAAGCAGCTCGGCGTCCGCCCCGAGGGCTGGAGGGAGGCGGCCGGCGCGTACGGCGAGGAGGGCGCGCACCTGTCCGCCGCCGACATCACCGGCGAGGAGTCCCTGACGAAGGTGCGCGAGCACAAGCGGGAGCTGAAGCGGAAGTGACGGCGCACATCCGGCCGTTCCGCGCGCGCCACGCCACTCCGGTGCGCCGCGCCACTCCGGTGCGCCGCGCCACTCCGGTGCGCCGCGCCACTCCGGCACGCCACGCCACTCCGGCACGCCGCGCCACTGCGGTGCGCCACGCTTCCGCGTGCGCCGGACCACTCCGGTGCGCCGGGCCCTCCCGGGTACAGCCGGGCCCGTCCACGTACGCCGGGCCCGTC comes from the Streptomyces sp. TS71-3 genome and includes:
- a CDS encoding class I SAM-dependent methyltransferase; this encodes MTDRPVPTGPARPAATRSFDDLVAEAGAVSVDGWDFSWLDGRATEERPEWGYQRQIGERLARVPSALDLETGGGEVLAGVPRLPPLMAATESWPPNLAKATALLRPRGVVVVADDGEPPLPFADGAFDLVTSRHPVAVHWPEIARVLRPGGTYLSQHVGPESVFELVEYFLGPLTDEQRRGRHPDVARGGAEAAGLEVVGLRNARLRIEFFDIGAVVYFLRKVIWMVPGFTVEGHRDRLRELDARIRTEGPFVAHSARYLIEARKPAA
- a CDS encoding CbtB domain-containing protein, with the protein product MAQSIASPATESATTQPLPVPKLSVRAVLPWAVFFGVLMLVLLYFVGAEQGATSVFSGTDVHEWVHDGRHLLGFPCH
- a CDS encoding molybdopterin-dependent oxidoreductase, which produces MNRLGTRSSLFSLCGELHRPAQLSVGDLRTRWRQHRAAVVFDCATNGPQHHTFEGPLLREVALDAGPVFDVRRRKDRSRFLLAVTGGDGHQALLSWAEIDADFCDAPVLLATRMDGHPLDADGSQLVVPSDRCGARYVSAITQVWIGTWPRSVPDPGADGAGPEQDRAAVV
- a CDS encoding sorbosone dehydrogenase family protein, with translation MRRGSSTPRGGTTRRRPSTGRRRLTKLLVLALSALFFAPLTAGRASASVPLDELAVTTTQLAQGLQRPTGITAPDDGTGRLFILEKAGDVRVYDPEDGLLPDPLLDIKDKVDESDNERGLLGIVPAPDFARSQVLYLAYTALPDGADTLARYSLKDDSLEVLLSQDHHENTNHNAGQLAFGPDGDLYWSLGDGGSADDPPNNAQNLNTLLGKILRIDVSRACGDLPYCVPDDNPFVGVANARPEIWVYGVRNPWRFSFDDDGSLWIGDVGQGSQEEVDHLTPDQGGANLGWSCREGTGSHLPDRCDDGTEFTEPVFTYRTSNQGCSVIGGYVYHGAEFGDLADGTYLASDYCSSTAWAIRQNADGSYTTGTLGTLPTQVTAFGEGADGELYMVNDLPGQLHRINFERTATTR
- a CDS encoding SDR family NAD(P)-dependent oxidoreductase, with the translated sequence MTTIAIIGAGPGLGAAVARQFGGQGLDVALISRNQERGDALAAALTADGVTARAFAADARDPAALSAALEDATETLGPIEVMQYSPLPQKDFMRPLLETTPADLVGPIEFSVLGPVAAVHQVLPGMRTLGRGTVLFVNGGTAVRPRPHLAGTSIAFAAESAFAQMLHEELAGAGIHVAQLVIPGAITPGHPRKDPAVLAQTLWSMHAGRQGFRHFAEELDEG
- a CDS encoding IS982 family transposase, giving the protein MTQDLNTLLTALYVKIDDELGGPRWRGRPPVLTDSELVCVAVAQAMLGFTSEAHWLRYARKHLRDLFPYLPQQSGYNKRLRAALGLVKRVIRMLATSSDFWLDDCWIVDSTPVPCGMSRPTVKRSDLAGWAGYGYCASHSRFYWGLKLYLVCTPAGMPILWALADPKIGEREVLAAMLEVDADVAAEHDGILLICDKGFAGRDFETLLGEYGITMLRPSRKDEKARYGEPMLKKVRQLIESVNDTLKGQLDLEDHGGRSFQGVAVRVAQRVLAMAAAIWHNNATNAPITRSLIAYDH
- a CDS encoding CbtA family protein yields the protein MVRGMLAGLAAGVLALVVAYLLGEPRVDSAIAFEDAHSHEHEMAVVSRSLQSTAGLATGVLVYGVAFGGIVALAFCFALGRAGRFGPRATAMLVSLAGLVAVYFVPFLKYPANPPSVGDPGTIGKRTALYFLMMLLAVLLAVAAVIAGRRLAPRLGTWYATVAAGAGFVVAVGLAYAFLPAVNEVPKDFPASLLWQFRLSALAIQLVLWTAFGLIFGELSERVLRGAGRRVGGRGGHDSAVGAEPS
- a CDS encoding DUF4360 domain-containing protein; the encoded protein is MAGSRTNPTEPQKNPTEPQENCRLNLAVKAPKDFTHAVAGLDYRDCASLRRRPRGPAPARPRPHPGRGRNGARCRSTPA
- a CDS encoding HhH-GPD-type base excision DNA repair protein; amino-acid sequence: MDATLHLAQRPEADALLSRSPLAVLVGMLLDQQIPMEWAFTGPYTIAQRLGTDDLDAFAIAAHDPDDFAALLAATPAVHRYPGSMATRVQRLCQYLVERYDGRTEGVWEGAASGAEVLRRLVDLPGFGRQKSQILLAMLGKQLGVRPEGWREAAGAYGEEGAHLSAADITGEESLTKVREHKRELKRK
- a CDS encoding antibiotic biosynthesis monooxygenase, translating into MSRPEAGVTLLSEWAAPPGRQEVVADAVAGTWAGRWPGGLLSRSCLTGADGPWVAQLSQWANDDAARAFAASSEPRLAEQVTEAVPGTQWVGTVPYLRCRGRQFGLRRIPGCIVLVGHEFDAPDLVRARQWVDATFALPASGPPPGLISTHFHVSADGSRVLNYAEWTSHDEHRAASVPGAAREQGGAAAREQGTAPAGADSSGHPDPGSWPGPARTTIRRFSPHRHTTGRFRHP